One genomic region from Kamptonema formosum PCC 6407 encodes:
- a CDS encoding FAD-dependent hydroxylase yields the protein MPVDQLSQTISTSETPQPKPEFDFDIAIAGGGIVGATLACALKDSGLKVTIIETQTPSVAASRRQAYALSLMSGMILEGIGVWQEILPQITTFQQINLCDGDYPGIVQFYREDLGNTGKMPVPKTALGYVGEHGVLLTALQECLAKCPNFTWICPAEVLQVQYYSDRAEVEVKINGETQTIRTRLLVAADGSRSHIRTQAKITTQGWKYWQSCIAITIKTEKPHNDIAFERFWPSGPMGVLPLPGNRYQIVWTAPHAEAKALQELDKQEFLALLEQRTGRLLGRLELISDRYLFPVQLMQSDRYALPRLALIGDAAHCCHPVGGQGLNMGIRDAAAIAQILRSASDRGEDIGNLQVLKRYESWRKKENLVVLGFTDFLDRLFSNTWLPIIAFRRFCLWSLRTIPLVKLLALRLMTGLFGRAPEL from the coding sequence ATGCCAGTAGATCAACTTTCGCAAACAATTTCCACATCAGAAACACCCCAACCAAAACCAGAATTTGATTTTGATATCGCGATCGCAGGCGGCGGCATTGTCGGGGCAACTTTAGCTTGTGCCTTAAAAGATTCCGGCTTAAAAGTAACAATAATTGAGACTCAAACGCCATCTGTAGCAGCAAGTAGAAGACAAGCTTATGCACTTTCTCTGATGTCGGGAATGATTTTAGAAGGTATTGGTGTTTGGCAGGAAATATTGCCACAAATTACCACCTTTCAACAGATTAACCTCTGCGATGGCGACTATCCAGGGATAGTTCAATTCTATCGAGAAGACTTGGGAAATACAGGTAAAATGCCTGTACCCAAAACAGCACTCGGTTATGTGGGGGAACATGGCGTATTGCTGACTGCTTTGCAAGAATGCTTAGCAAAATGTCCTAATTTTACTTGGATTTGTCCGGCTGAAGTTTTACAGGTTCAATATTATAGCGATCGCGCCGAAGTCGAAGTAAAAATCAACGGCGAAACTCAGACTATCCGCACGCGGTTATTAGTCGCCGCCGATGGTTCGCGATCGCACATCCGCACTCAAGCTAAAATTACAACTCAAGGCTGGAAATATTGGCAGTCTTGCATTGCCATCACCATTAAAACAGAAAAACCTCACAATGATATCGCCTTTGAGCGTTTTTGGCCCAGTGGCCCGATGGGGGTATTGCCACTCCCTGGAAACCGCTATCAGATTGTTTGGACTGCACCCCACGCCGAAGCAAAAGCCTTGCAAGAACTAGATAAACAAGAGTTTCTAGCTTTATTAGAACAGCGAACTGGCAGACTTTTGGGACGTTTAGAATTAATTAGCGATCGCTACCTATTTCCCGTTCAGCTCATGCAGAGCGATCGCTACGCCTTACCCAGATTAGCATTAATTGGCGATGCCGCCCACTGCTGCCATCCCGTCGGCGGACAAGGTTTAAATATGGGGATTCGGGATGCGGCCGCGATCGCACAAATCTTGCGATCGGCAAGCGATCGAGGTGAAGACATCGGCAATTTACAAGTATTAAAACGTTACGAAAGTTGGCGAAAAAAAGAAAACTTAGTAGTTTTAGGATTTACCGATTTTCTAGACCGCCTCTTCTCTAATACTTGGCTTCCAATTATTGCTTTTCGCCGCTTTTGTTTATGGAGTTTACGAACAATTCCCCTAGTCAAACTATTAGCATTGCGACTGATGACAGGTTTATTCGGCCGTGCTCCTGAATTATAG
- a CDS encoding YebC/PmpR family DNA-binding transcriptional regulator translates to MAGHSKWANIKRQKARVDAVKGKIFAKISREIIVAARSGVPDPAGNFQLRTAIDKAKAAAIPSENIERAIAKGAGKLGPTSELESIRYEGYGVGGVAILIEALTDNRNRTAADLREAFTKNGGNLGETGCVGWMFDQKGVCTVFGPINEDDLLEASLEGEAEYYELISIDEDTEGAEVFTEVSNLENLSKVLKKRGFVVMQSETRWIPSNSVEVDNPDKARSLLKLMDALEDLDDVQSVTANFEMTDELMSMTMV, encoded by the coding sequence ATGGCTGGACATAGTAAATGGGCGAATATTAAACGCCAAAAAGCTAGAGTAGATGCCGTAAAAGGTAAAATTTTTGCTAAAATATCCCGCGAAATTATCGTTGCGGCCCGTAGTGGCGTACCAGATCCCGCTGGTAATTTTCAACTGCGGACGGCAATTGATAAGGCTAAGGCGGCGGCAATTCCTAGTGAGAATATTGAACGCGCAATTGCCAAAGGTGCAGGTAAACTGGGGCCGACTTCAGAATTAGAATCCATTCGTTATGAAGGCTACGGTGTTGGTGGTGTCGCTATTTTAATTGAAGCACTTACAGATAATCGTAACCGCACGGCGGCTGATTTGCGAGAAGCTTTTACTAAGAATGGTGGCAATTTAGGTGAAACTGGTTGTGTAGGTTGGATGTTCGATCAAAAAGGTGTTTGTACGGTGTTTGGCCCCATTAATGAAGATGACTTATTGGAAGCATCATTAGAGGGGGAAGCAGAATATTATGAGTTGATATCAATAGATGAAGATACTGAAGGTGCGGAGGTATTTACTGAAGTATCGAACTTAGAAAACCTGAGTAAGGTATTGAAAAAAAGGGGGTTTGTAGTGATGCAATCAGAAACTCGCTGGATTCCTAGCAATTCAGTAGAAGTGGATAATCCAGACAAGGCGCGATCTCTGCTAAAATTAATGGATGCACTGGAAGATTTGGATGATGTACAAAGCGTTACAGCTAACTTTGAAATGACTGATGAACTGATGTCAATGACTATGGTTTAG
- a CDS encoding histidine phosphatase family protein, with protein MPQTIWIARHGNRIDFVNPDWFLTAEKRYDPHLSDDGHIQAKQLANRLKGEEITHIFASPFLRTVQTANHVAQTLDLSIKLEWGLCEWLNPEWMSEMPETLSVKELCHRFPRIDPSYTDTSAIPYYPETGEECLKRTSETAKRLAAEFPENILLVGHGASVIGTTMGLVQGVVDTEINASLCCLVKVVRDDGKWLMELNGDTSHLSKTETDLRFN; from the coding sequence ATGCCTCAAACAATCTGGATCGCAAGACACGGAAACCGCATCGACTTCGTAAACCCCGACTGGTTTTTAACAGCAGAAAAACGCTACGATCCTCACCTTTCAGATGACGGACACATTCAAGCAAAACAACTAGCAAATCGCCTCAAAGGTGAAGAGATTACCCACATTTTTGCCTCACCATTCCTGCGAACAGTTCAAACAGCAAATCACGTTGCCCAAACTTTAGACTTATCGATTAAACTAGAGTGGGGACTTTGTGAATGGCTCAATCCTGAATGGATGTCAGAAATGCCAGAAACTCTATCTGTCAAAGAATTGTGCCACCGTTTCCCCAGGATTGACCCCTCCTACACAGACACAAGTGCTATTCCTTACTATCCTGAAACTGGGGAAGAATGCCTTAAACGTACCAGCGAAACTGCTAAGCGACTCGCCGCAGAATTTCCCGAAAATATTTTGCTAGTTGGTCACGGTGCATCGGTTATAGGTACTACAATGGGATTAGTTCAGGGAGTCGTTGACACAGAAATTAATGCCTCTCTGTGTTGCTTAGTTAAAGTTGTGCGCGATGATGGAAAGTGGCTCATGGAACTTAACGGTGACACATCTCACCTTAGCAAAACTGAAACCGATCTCCGGTTTAATTAA
- a CDS encoding helix-turn-helix domain-containing protein has product MKVNTDTLTRYLHRLRNQQGWMPLNEVATSLNIDRATSRRYTNMVMEWGLVDRQQLEEQPTQVRATDKLMKLESGEVRRVVEANCNEEPPLL; this is encoded by the coding sequence ATGAAAGTCAACACTGACACTCTGACTCGCTATCTACATCGGCTCCGCAATCAACAAGGATGGATGCCTCTAAATGAAGTTGCAACTTCTCTTAATATAGACAGGGCTACATCTAGACGATATACCAATATGGTGATGGAGTGGGGATTAGTAGATCGCCAGCAATTAGAAGAACAACCTACCCAAGTTCGAGCTACTGATAAACTAATGAAATTGGAATCAGGGGAAGTCCGCCGAGTAGTAGAGGCTAATTGTAACGAAGAACCTCCGTTGTTGTAA
- a CDS encoding serine/threonine-protein kinase — MIGRTLRKRYQIITLLGSGGFGDTYLAKDLDLPGHPHCVVKHLKPKDPNPAVLPIAKRLFDTEAQTLYKLGKLHDQIPTLSAHFEEHGEFYLVQDLILGHDLTKEIIARKKLSESYTITLLQNILEILAIIHQQNVIHRDLKPANLMRRQDGKIIIIDFGAVKEISTIVVNAQGQTTVSIVIGTAGYMPSEQAKGKPKLASDVYAVGMIGIQALTGEHPFNLPEDRQTGEVIWRNQAQVSNNLANVLDTMVRDRFSQRYQNAGEALQALLSLSTNPSGSKVKTIPVIPQHTWPLPTNTTRRGLLQLAGFAGGGFALAVLSQSLLNNKSSAPSSDNESPAKSPTPEVTPAPPDEPESIGPQP, encoded by the coding sequence ATGATTGGTCGAACTCTCCGCAAGCGATATCAAATCATCACACTACTGGGAAGTGGTGGATTTGGCGATACCTACCTCGCCAAAGATTTAGACTTACCCGGACATCCTCACTGCGTCGTTAAACATCTTAAACCGAAAGACCCCAACCCGGCTGTTTTGCCAATTGCCAAACGCTTATTCGACACCGAAGCCCAAACCCTATATAAATTGGGTAAGCTACACGACCAAATCCCTACCCTTTCCGCCCACTTTGAGGAACATGGCGAATTTTATTTGGTGCAAGATTTGATCCTGGGACATGACTTGACAAAAGAAATAATTGCGCGGAAAAAATTAAGTGAATCCTATACAATTACCTTATTGCAAAACATCTTAGAAATTTTAGCAATTATTCATCAGCAAAATGTCATTCACCGTGACCTTAAACCGGCTAATTTAATGCGTCGCCAAGATGGTAAAATTATTATAATTGACTTTGGGGCAGTTAAGGAAATTAGCACAATAGTTGTCAACGCTCAAGGGCAAACAACCGTATCAATTGTTATCGGTACTGCTGGTTATATGCCGAGCGAACAAGCCAAGGGCAAACCTAAACTTGCTAGTGATGTTTATGCAGTGGGAATGATTGGGATTCAAGCATTAACGGGCGAACATCCGTTTAATTTACCAGAAGATCGGCAGACGGGAGAAGTAATTTGGCGAAATCAGGCGCAAGTTAGTAATAATTTAGCGAATGTTTTAGATACAATGGTGCGCGATCGTTTTAGTCAGCGTTATCAAAATGCAGGGGAAGCTTTGCAAGCACTTTTATCTTTATCGACGAATCCTTCCGGGAGCAAAGTTAAAACAATTCCTGTGATTCCACAGCACACTTGGCCGTTACCGACTAACACAACAAGGCGAGGTTTATTACAATTAGCGGGTTTTGCTGGGGGAGGATTTGCATTAGCCGTGCTGAGTCAAAGTTTGTTGAACAACAAATCTTCTGCACCTTCCTCAGATAATGAGTCGCCTGCAAAAAGTCCAACACCGGAAGTAACTCCAGCACCCCCTGACGAACCAGAAAGTATAGGGCCGCAACCGTAA
- a CDS encoding formylglycine-generating enzyme family protein, whose translation MWVTVAPFFMGKYAVTQEQWEAVMGNNPSNFKGAKRPVELVTWYDAVAFCQKLSQKTGKKYRLPSEAEWEYACRAGTSTPFYFGETITPELVNYDGNYPYGAASKGVYRKEMTPVGSFPPNAFGLYDMHGNVWEWCADPWHNNYQGAPQDGREWDEKNNDNRYQDYDLLVNIMNDNRTRLLRGGSWLSYADPCRAAFRLFNSLDYRLYYIGFRVVCSGAWSS comes from the coding sequence ATGTGGGTTACTGTTGCCCCTTTTTTTATGGGTAAATATGCAGTCACTCAAGAACAATGGGAAGCCGTGATGGGAAATAACCCTTCTAACTTCAAAGGCGCGAAACGTCCTGTAGAATTAGTAACCTGGTATGACGCTGTGGCATTCTGCCAAAAACTTTCTCAAAAAACCGGCAAGAAATATCGTTTACCCTCAGAAGCAGAATGGGAATATGCTTGTCGCGCCGGCACCTCAACACCATTCTATTTTGGCGAAACAATTACCCCAGAATTAGTTAATTATGATGGCAATTATCCCTACGGTGCAGCATCGAAGGGGGTTTACCGCAAAGAAATGACACCTGTAGGGAGTTTTCCACCCAACGCCTTTGGATTGTACGATATGCACGGCAACGTCTGGGAATGGTGTGCAGACCCTTGGCATAATAACTATCAAGGTGCGCCGCAAGATGGGAGAGAGTGGGACGAAAAGAATAATGATAATCGTTATCAAGACTATGATTTATTAGTCAATATTATGAATGATAACCGAACCCGGCTGCTGCGCGGTGGTTCTTGGCTCAGCTATGCTGACCCTTGCCGCGCTGCTTTTCGTCTCTTTAACTCGCTGGACTATCGCCTCTACTACATCGGTTTTCGGGTTGTTTGTTCGGGTGCGTGGTCTTCTTAG
- a CDS encoding DUF6888 family protein, translating into MTPTPEQKNQCYVLCCWFTKLYLPINVVRMDERTGNIFFLAGEENIIEIYPNGRWRYIG; encoded by the coding sequence ATTACACCCACACCTGAACAAAAAAATCAGTGCTATGTATTGTGCTGTTGGTTCACTAAGCTTTACTTGCCTATCAACGTTGTTCGTATGGATGAACGCACAGGGAATATATTTTTCCTGGCAGGTGAAGAAAATATCATAGAAATATACCCTAACGGACGATGGAGATACATCGGATGA
- a CDS encoding DUF6887 family protein, producing the protein MNKPNFQAMSQKELHDYFIAHRDDEEAFHAYVDKLHQEGNWIEMPALESLQDLEKYPEFTERFRGGSQSVAP; encoded by the coding sequence ATGAATAAGCCTAATTTTCAAGCAATGAGTCAGAAAGAATTGCATGATTACTTTATCGCCCATCGGGATGATGAGGAAGCTTTTCATGCCTATGTAGACAAGCTACATCAGGAAGGCAATTGGATTGAAATGCCGGCCTTAGAATCATTGCAAGATTTGGAAAAATATCCTGAATTTACCGAGCGTTTTCGCGGCGGTTCTCAATCAGTTGCACCATGA
- a CDS encoding HEPN domain-containing protein: protein MMSFDWSQYLTLAKELAGEATIPAEGEARLRDAISRSYYAAFILARNYLRDKQGHSLPKTSDIHHYIWQEFDINPDSRYQLIADNLKVLRRYRNQADYADKFPLLSAIARIAIKRSQEILFNLSNL from the coding sequence ATGATGAGTTTTGATTGGTCGCAATACCTGACTTTAGCAAAAGAACTAGCTGGTGAAGCAACTATTCCTGCTGAAGGGGAGGCGCGATTAAGGGATGCTATCAGTCGTTCGTATTATGCCGCTTTCATCTTAGCGCGGAACTATTTGCGAGATAAACAAGGTCATTCATTGCCAAAAACAAGCGACATTCACCACTATATTTGGCAAGAATTTGATATTAATCCTGACTCAAGATATCAACTAATTGCTGATAATTTAAAAGTGCTTCGCCGATATCGAAATCAAGCAGATTATGCCGATAAATTTCCCCTATTATCTGCGATCGCCCGGATCGCCATCAAGCGCTCTCAAGAAATCCTTTTTAACCTGAGCAATCTCTAA
- a CDS encoding SLBB domain-containing protein: protein MKKSLRKLVGDRQGINMSRNHHFLSNNKGLKYTSQIVKSLSLSSLLTMSSILPSLAQLPGTRTPAPNPRRFAPLPVTPPPRSQQIPSNDLGTRSPEQGYTLGAGDRISLDIIGVPEFSKEYQILVDGTLNLPLIRSVYVQGLTQQQAADAIAKLYDPYITAPIVTLTLILPRPLTIGIAGEVSRPGSYKISASREGEAVKFPTLIEMLQLAKGVTPGGDLRLIQVRRRQRSGPEQVINVNLQEFLQTGDLRQDITLRDGDTIFVPSATEVNSQEVRQRANANFSADITQPISVVIVGEVNRPGPYTVFASDLRSSNQQTELGFVAIDQQQGTLVGLPTVTRAIKIAGGITLEADLRRVQVRRRLKTGNEQIISVNLWDLLQTGDISQDVLLQEGDSIIVPTAENVDIAEISQIAATSFSPNSIRINVVGEVLRPGTVEVTPNTSLHQALLATGSFNQVRAQKKTVELLRLNPNGTVTRRSIDVDFSQGLNAENNPSLRNNDVIIVPRSGLTRLADNVNQILQPVSGVVGVISGVTGWFTGVETTINTFQRLFLGGDFDRRNQLRQIRQQEEDRRRTEEERQRQNDIQNQQLELQRQIQQQQLDLQRQQLEQQQQQQQQQNQ from the coding sequence ATGAAAAAATCACTCCGAAAACTGGTAGGCGATCGTCAGGGGATAAATATGAGCAGAAATCATCATTTTCTCAGCAATAACAAGGGGCTGAAATACACAAGTCAAATAGTTAAAAGTCTTAGCTTGTCAAGCTTGCTGACGATGAGTAGCATCTTACCCAGCTTAGCTCAGTTACCGGGAACTAGGACTCCAGCGCCCAATCCCAGACGGTTCGCACCCTTGCCAGTGACTCCGCCACCGCGATCGCAGCAAATACCGAGTAACGATTTAGGCACGCGATCGCCAGAACAGGGTTACACTCTAGGAGCAGGCGATCGCATCAGTTTAGACATCATCGGTGTCCCCGAATTTAGCAAAGAATATCAAATTCTCGTCGATGGAACCCTCAACTTACCGCTAATTCGCAGCGTTTACGTACAAGGACTCACCCAGCAACAGGCCGCCGATGCGATCGCCAAACTCTACGACCCCTACATCACCGCCCCCATCGTCACCCTCACACTGATTCTACCTCGCCCCCTGACAATTGGCATCGCCGGAGAAGTCAGCCGCCCCGGTTCCTACAAAATCAGCGCCAGCAGAGAAGGCGAAGCAGTCAAATTTCCCACCTTAATCGAAATGTTGCAATTAGCAAAAGGCGTTACCCCCGGAGGAGATTTGCGGTTAATTCAAGTGCGCCGCCGCCAAAGAAGCGGCCCCGAACAAGTAATTAACGTCAACCTACAAGAATTTTTACAGACAGGAGATTTACGCCAAGATATCACCTTGCGAGACGGAGATACAATTTTCGTTCCGAGTGCAACAGAAGTTAACAGTCAAGAAGTCCGCCAAAGAGCAAATGCTAATTTTTCTGCCGATATCACTCAACCTATTAGCGTCGTCATCGTCGGCGAAGTGAATCGCCCCGGCCCTTATACAGTATTTGCCTCAGATTTGCGATCGAGTAACCAGCAAACCGAACTAGGTTTTGTCGCGATCGATCAGCAACAGGGTACTTTAGTGGGTTTACCAACAGTAACTAGGGCAATTAAAATTGCTGGCGGTATTACTTTAGAAGCCGATCTTCGCCGAGTACAAGTACGCCGCCGCCTCAAAACAGGCAACGAACAAATTATTAGTGTCAATCTCTGGGATCTGTTACAAACAGGGGACATTAGCCAAGACGTACTATTGCAAGAAGGAGACAGTATTATTGTCCCAACTGCGGAAAATGTAGATATAGCCGAAATTTCCCAAATCGCTGCTACCAGTTTTTCTCCTAATTCAATTCGGATCAATGTTGTTGGGGAAGTTCTCAGACCCGGAACAGTGGAAGTTACGCCTAATACTTCCCTACATCAGGCATTGCTAGCTACAGGTAGTTTTAACCAAGTCCGCGCTCAAAAAAAGACTGTGGAACTATTGCGTTTGAACCCCAACGGTACTGTTACTCGTCGCTCGATTGACGTTGATTTTTCCCAAGGTTTGAATGCAGAAAACAACCCCAGCCTTCGCAACAATGATGTTATTATTGTTCCTCGTTCTGGCTTAACTAGGTTAGCAGATAATGTCAATCAAATCTTACAGCCAGTGTCAGGAGTTGTGGGCGTTATTAGTGGAGTGACTGGATGGTTTACTGGGGTAGAGACAACTATTAATACTTTTCAAAGGTTATTTTTAGGCGGAGACTTCGATCGGCGCAATCAGCTTAGGCAAATTCGGCAACAGGAGGAAGATCGACGGCGAACAGAAGAAGAAAGACAACGGCAGAATGATATTCAGAATCAGCAACTTGAGCTTCAAAGACAGATTCAGCAGCAACAACTCGATCTCCAGAGGCAACAGTTGGAGCAACAGCAACAGCAGCAACAGCAACAGAATCAGTAA
- a CDS encoding 2TM domain-containing protein, translating into MPPRWPRKPDRQDPDYRRLDDRMNFAIHFALFAAANSSLWFFHNLQKAEWPWATWVTLGWTGFIFAHGVYVFAIANYSLPSQKPE; encoded by the coding sequence ATGCCCCCTCGTTGGCCCCGCAAACCAGACCGCCAAGATCCCGACTACCGCCGTTTAGATGACCGGATGAATTTTGCCATCCATTTTGCTCTGTTTGCTGCTGCCAATTCTAGCTTGTGGTTTTTCCACAATTTGCAGAAAGCTGAGTGGCCTTGGGCAACTTGGGTGACGCTAGGATGGACAGGGTTTATATTCGCACATGGAGTTTATGTGTTTGCGATCGCCAATTATTCCCTCCCCAGTCAAAAGCCAGAATAA
- a CDS encoding DUF3181 family protein encodes MANTNTTQKIESLAAEIGDNIYIDVAKWHLYLKDAHLHTVVAEQLYPLLTNRNLDTDRVAAVLQGIPVKLGGGKREMSLGDLVPMQCQVQLMDILEEFQRQM; translated from the coding sequence ATGGCTAATACTAACACCACCCAAAAAATAGAATCCCTCGCCGCCGAAATTGGCGATAATATCTATATCGATGTAGCGAAGTGGCATTTGTATCTAAAAGATGCCCACTTGCATACAGTTGTTGCCGAACAACTTTATCCGCTCCTAACAAATCGTAATTTAGATACAGACAGAGTAGCCGCAGTTCTCCAAGGCATTCCTGTTAAATTGGGCGGGGGTAAACGAGAGATGTCTTTAGGAGATTTAGTACCGATGCAGTGCCAGGTGCAGCTAATGGATATCCTAGAGGAATTTCAGCGGCAAATGTGA